The Megalobrama amblycephala isolate DHTTF-2021 linkage group LG20, ASM1881202v1, whole genome shotgun sequence genome includes a window with the following:
- the trim8b gene encoding E3 ubiquitin-protein ligase TRIM8b, whose translation MAENWKNCLEEELICPICLNVFSEPVQLPCKHNFCRMCINEAWSKDAGMVRCPECNHAYSQKPALEKNHKLSNIVEKFNALNVEKTPAVLHCILCRRGPPLQAQKVCLRCNAPCCHSHVQTHLQQPSSNAGHLLVDAEDVRAWSCPQHDEYRLYHCETEHVAVCQYCCFSRCATNHGHAVCDIEVRRNDIRQMLIKQQDRIEDRVQDIEEQLYKLESDKCLMEDKVQHLKEEVQLQYQKMQQLLEEDLGKTLEVLDKAHSKFCQENSAQALQLHQKQQEAKKLLSSIQMVFDKAEEIGFMKNTKSVKILMDRSQSYVGITLSPYKVGSLNSKLFLSEISKREKNLCKMLEAPFSAPANFFQSIPAYLCEKRRHSVAFPEGSGSSRAGASFMDSSSSSGPAAAKQPCLSLTQGSAPGEGQSSQQALGPCGSTQHVGSSSSASGSQPLPHSASVFPHSHYPNGSASQLPQYGARKILMCTVDNCYCSGVPSVSNHRGHPPYPRSSSFPWPVSSQEYSHAPLPSAPAMSQSLQSLSMRDWIDASQSHRHTDFYSLYGQSSTKHYVTS comes from the exons ATGGCCGAGAACTGGAAGAACTGTCTCGAAGAAGAGCTCATATGCCCAATTTGTTTGAACGTGTTCTCGGAGCCAGTTCAGCTCCCTTGTAAACACAACTTCTGCCGCATGTGTATCAATGAGGCCTGGTCTAAAGATGCAGGAATGGTTCGCTGTCCCGAATGCAACCATGCCTACAGCCAAAAACCAGCTCTGGAGAAGAACCACAAGCTGTCCAACATCGTGGAGAAGTTCAACGCGTTAAACGTCGAGAAGACGCCAGCAGTCTTGCACTGCATTCTGTGCCGGCGTGGTCCTCCGCTTCAAGCCCAGAAGGTTTGCCTCAGGTGCAACGCGCCCTGCTGCCATTCCCACGTACAGACCCATCTCCAACAACCCTCTTCCAATGCTGGACACTTACTGGTGGATGCCGAGGACGTGCGGGCCTGGAGCTGTCCACAGCATGACGAGTACAGGCTGTATCATTGTGAAACCGAGCATGTGGCCGTCTGCCAGTATTGCTGCTTCTCCAGATGTGCCACCAACCACGGCCATGCGGTGTGCGATATAGAAGTCAGGCGTAACGATATCAGA caaatgctgattaaacagcagGATCGGATCGAGGACCGTGTTCAGGACATAGAAGAGCAACTCTACAAATTAGAATCTGACAAATGTCTCATGGAA GACAAAGTGCAGCACCTGAAGGAGGAGgtgcagctgcagtatcagaaAATGCAGCAGCTCCTGGAGGAAGATCTGGGGAAGACCCTGGAGGTTCTGGATAAGGCCCATTCCAAGTTCTGCCAGGAGAACTCGGCGCAGGCCCTGCAGCTTCACCAGAAACAGCAAGAGGCAAAGAAACTGCTCAGCTCCATTCAGATGGTTTTCGATAAGGCAGAGGAAATCGGTTTTATGAAG aaCACAAAATCTGTGAAAATACTAATGGACAG GTCTCAGTCGTATGTGGGCATCACATTGTCACCGTACAAAGTGGGCAGCCTCAACTCCAAACTCTTTCTGTCTGAAATCTCTAAAAGAGAGAAGAACCTCTGCAAGATGCTGGAAG CTCCGTTCAGCGCTCCCGCAAACTTTTTCCAGAGTATTCCGGCGTATCTGTGCGAGAAGCGCAGGCACTCCGTGGCGTTCCCCGAAGGTAGCGGGAGCAGCCGAGCGGGCGCTAGCTTCATGGACTCTTCCTCCTCATCAGGCCCTGCAGCTGCCAAGCAGCCGTGCCTGAGTCTCACTCAGGGCTCTGCCCCAGGCGAAGGTCAGTCCTCCCAGCAAGCTCTGGGGCCGTGTGGCTCCACCCAGCATGTAGGAAGCAGCAGCTCAGCCTCCGGCTCTCAACCCCTACCACACTCAGCCTCGGTATTCCCGCACTCCCATTACCCAAACGGCAGCGCCTCCCAGCTGCCCCAGTATGGTGCGCGGAAGATCCTGATGTGCACGGTCGATAACTGTTACTGCTCAGGGGTGCCCTCCGTGTCCAACCACCGTGGACATCCACCCTACCCTCGCTCCAGCTCCTTCCCCTGGCCGGTGAGCTCACAGGAATACTCCCATGCCCCTCTGCCCTCGGCCCCGGCCATGtcccagtctctccagagcctgTCCATGCGCGACTGGATCGACGCCTCTCAGTCGCACAGGCACACTGACTTCTACAGCCTCTACGGCCAGTCTTCCACCAAGCATTACGTCACCAGTTAA
- the mfsd13a gene encoding transmembrane protein 180, which translates to MGRRVWGLCQGASTAVLYGSLALFVSILHNVFLLYYVETFVSVYKIDKLSFWVGETVFLIWNSLNDPLFGWLSDRSFLSSPQSGSQITSPEVVLKRLQALSRSGPLFALSFLAFWVSWTWPGLQFLICLCLYDGFLTVVDLNHNALLADLAVSAHDRTRLNFHSSLFSALGSLSVFLSYCFWNKEDFYSFRLFCVTLATVSMLGFFIVSRLLRHRFENEVHPRKNESQALTELSVGQAPFTSPEQPVTLGEYLKQLSRHKNFMWFASMNLVQVFHCHFNSNFFPLFLEHLLSDRISASTGSFLLGFSYIAPHLNNLYFLTLCQRLGVYQVVRGLFLLKLGLSIAMLLAGADQVYLLCIFIASNRVFTEGTCKLLNLVITDLVDEDFVLNHRQQAASALLFGMVALVTKPGQTFAPLVGTWLLCLYTGYDIFERNSAAEAPIAAPAVPVPLRQGCFYLLVFVPISCALLQLLAWSRFTLHGRRLQNIKSLRQGAQHSHLIDVKAI; encoded by the exons GACCTTTGTGTCTGTTTACAAGATCGACAAGTTATCGTTTTGGGTGGGAGAG ACTGTGTTTCTGATATGGAACAGCCTGAACGACCCTCTTTTTGGCTGGCTGAGTGACCGTTCATTCCTGAGCTCTCCTCA GTCTGGGTCCCAGATCACATCCCCTGAGGTGGTTTTAAAGCGTCTACAGGCACTCTCCCGTAGCGGGCCTCTCTTTGCCCTCTCGTTCCTGGCCTTCTGGGTGTCCTGGACCTGGCCTGGACTGCAGTTCCTCATCTGCCTGTGCCTTTACGATGGCTTCCTCACAGTGGTCGACCTCAACCACAACGCCCTCCTGGCTGATCTGGCCGTGTCTGCACATGACCGCACACGCCTCAACTTCCACAGTTCCTTGTTTAGTGCATTGGGCTCACTGTCTGTTTTCCTCTCTTACTGCTTCTGGAACAAGGAAGACTTTTACTCCTTCAGGCTCTTCTGTGTGACTCTAGCCACTGTCTCAATGCTAGGCTTTTTCATTGTTTCACGTCTCCTGCGGCACCGGTTTGAGAATGAAGTCCATCCACGCAAGAACGAGAGCCAAGCACTCACTGA ACTGAGTGTCGGTCAAGCTCCTTTTACCTCACCTGAGCAGCCAGTCACTCTTGGAGAATATCTAAAGCAGCTGTCACGCCACAAGAATTTTATGTGGTTTGCCTCCATGAACCTTGTACAG GTATTCCACTGCCATTTCAACAGCAATTTCTTTCCACTGTTTTTGGAGCACCTCCTGTCAGACCGTATCTCTGCCTCCACCGGTTCCTTCCTGCTGG GGTTTTCTTACATTGCACCTCATCTGAACAATCTCTACTTCTTAACGCTGTGCCAAAGACTGGGTGTGTACCAGGTTGTCCGCGGGCTCTTCCTCCTGAAGCTGGGCCTCAGCATAGCCATGCTTCTAGCCGGGGCGGACCAGGTGTACCTGCTCTGCATCTTTATTGCTAG TAATCGTGTCTTCACCGAGGGCACTTGTAAACTTCTGAACCTGGTGATCACAGACCTAGTGGATGAGGACTTTGTGTTGAACCACCGGCAACAAGCAGCTTCTGCCCTGCTCTTTGGTATGGTTGCCTTGGTAACCAAGCCTGGTCAGACCTTTGCCCCTCTTGTTGGTACCTGGCTGCTGTGTCTCTACACAG GATATGACATCTTCGAGAGGAACTCAGCGGCAGAAGCACCGATTGCAGCTCCTGCGGTTCCTGTGCCACTGCGTCAGGGTTGCTTTTACCTGCTGGTGTTTGTGCCCATTTCCTGTGCCCTTCTGCAGCTGCTGGCATGGTCTCGCTTCACTCTGCATGGGCGAAGGCTACAAAACATCAAGTCCCTAAGGCAAGGTGCCCAACACAGCCACCTCATTGATGTCAAGGCTATCTAA